A genome region from Streptomyces pratensis includes the following:
- the tsaE gene encoding tRNA (adenosine(37)-N6)-threonylcarbamoyltransferase complex ATPase subunit type 1 TsaE, with the protein MEAAHSTPAAGTVAPGTVTLDVAVESPEEMKELGRRIAGVLAPGDLVMLTGELGAGKTTLTRGLGEGLGVRGAVTSPTFVIARVHPPLGEGPALVHVDAYRLGGGLDEMEDLDLDVSLPESVVVVEWGDGKVEELSEDRLRVVIDRAVGDTDDERRTVTLVGIGARWAGLGAELAAS; encoded by the coding sequence ATGGAAGCAGCGCACAGCACCCCGGCGGCCGGGACCGTCGCACCGGGCACCGTCACCCTGGACGTCGCCGTCGAGTCCCCCGAAGAGATGAAGGAACTGGGCCGCCGGATCGCCGGTGTGCTGGCCCCCGGCGACCTGGTGATGCTCACCGGCGAGCTCGGCGCGGGCAAGACGACCCTGACACGCGGCCTCGGTGAAGGACTCGGGGTACGCGGCGCCGTCACCTCGCCGACCTTCGTGATCGCCCGGGTCCATCCGCCGCTGGGCGAGGGCCCTGCGCTGGTCCACGTCGACGCGTACCGCCTGGGCGGCGGCCTCGACGAGATGGAGGACCTGGACCTCGACGTGTCGCTCCCGGAATCCGTGGTCGTCGTGGAGTGGGGCGACGGCAAGGTCGAGGAGCTGTCCGAGGACCGGCTGCGCGTGGTCATCGACCGCGCGGTCGGCGACACGGACGACGAGCGCCGCACGGTGACCCTGGTGGGGATCGGCGCGCGCTGGGCGGGACTGGGCGCGGAGCTGGCGGCGTCCTGA
- the tsaB gene encoding tRNA (adenosine(37)-N6)-threonylcarbamoyltransferase complex dimerization subunit type 1 TsaB, translated as MDTATPAVTAALHDGTSVVAETGQVDARRHGELLLPAVDRVLAEAGVKLDAVTDVAVGVGPGPYTGLRVGLVTAATFGSALSVPVHGLCTLDALAYAAGLDGLEGPFAVATDARRKEVYWARYEDHRTRDGDPAVDRPADIADRLAGLPVVGAGALLYPEVFPVARGPEHVSAGALAALAAERLAAGAALLPPQPLYLRRPDAQVPKNYKVVTPK; from the coding sequence ATGGATACCGCCACCCCCGCCGTCACCGCCGCCCTTCACGACGGGACCTCAGTCGTCGCCGAGACAGGCCAGGTCGACGCCCGGAGGCACGGGGAGCTGCTGCTGCCCGCCGTCGACCGGGTCCTCGCCGAGGCCGGGGTGAAGCTCGACGCCGTGACCGACGTGGCCGTCGGGGTCGGACCCGGCCCCTACACCGGGCTGCGCGTCGGCCTGGTCACCGCCGCCACCTTCGGCTCCGCCCTCTCCGTGCCCGTGCACGGGCTGTGCACCCTCGACGCCCTCGCGTACGCCGCCGGCCTGGACGGCCTCGAAGGCCCCTTCGCCGTCGCGACCGACGCGCGCCGCAAGGAGGTCTACTGGGCGCGGTACGAGGACCACCGCACCCGGGACGGCGACCCCGCCGTCGACCGGCCCGCCGACATCGCTGACCGGCTCGCCGGGCTGCCCGTCGTCGGCGCGGGCGCGCTGCTCTACCCCGAGGTCTTCCCGGTCGCCCGCGGCCCGGAACACGTCTCCGCCGGCGCGCTCGCCGCCCTGGCCGCCGAACGGCTGGCCGCAGGAGCCGCGCTGCTGCCGCCGCAGCCGCTCTACCTGCGCAGGCCGGACGCCCAGGTCCCGAAGAACTACAAGGTGGTCACCCCCAAGTGA
- the rimI gene encoding ribosomal protein S18-alanine N-acetyltransferase translates to MTTSTAVLREMRWWDIEPVLELEHELFPDDAWSAGMFWSELARARGPRATHRYVVAEDPADGRIVGYAGLASAGDLADVQTIAVSRGQWGGGLGSELLTDLLRHATAFECTAVLLEVRVDNTRAQKLYERFGFEPIGFRRGYYQPGNIDALVMRLTVQGTETD, encoded by the coding sequence GTGACCACCTCGACCGCTGTGCTCCGCGAGATGCGCTGGTGGGACATCGAGCCGGTGCTGGAGCTGGAACACGAGCTGTTCCCCGACGACGCCTGGTCCGCCGGCATGTTCTGGTCCGAACTGGCCCGCGCCCGCGGGCCACGGGCCACCCACCGCTACGTCGTCGCGGAGGACCCCGCCGACGGCCGGATCGTCGGCTACGCGGGCCTCGCCTCGGCCGGCGACCTCGCCGACGTCCAGACGATCGCGGTCAGCCGCGGCCAGTGGGGCGGCGGCCTGGGATCCGAGCTCCTGACCGACCTGCTCCGGCACGCCACCGCCTTCGAGTGCACCGCCGTGCTCCTGGAGGTCCGTGTCGACAACACCCGTGCGCAGAAGCTCTACGAACGCTTCGGCTTCGAACCCATCGGCTTCCGCCGGGGCTACTACCAGCCGGGGAACATCGACGCACTCGTCATGCGCCTGACCGTACAAGGAACAGAGACAGACTGA
- the tsaD gene encoding tRNA (adenosine(37)-N6)-threonylcarbamoyltransferase complex transferase subunit TsaD translates to MADEPLVLGIETSCDETGVGIVRGTTLLADAVASSVDTHARFGGVVPEIASRAHLESMVPTIERALKDAGISARDLDGIAVTAGPGLAGALLVGVSAAKAYAYALNKPLYGVNHLASHICVDQLEHGPLPEPTMALLVSGGHSSLLLAPDITNDVRPLGATIDDAAGEAFDKIARVLDLGFPGGPVIDRLAREGDPKAIAFPRGLSGSRDPAYDFSFSGLKTSVARWIEAKRAAGEEVPVRDVAASFQEAVVDVLTRKAVRACKDEGVDHLMIGGGVAANSRLRALAEERCEKAGIRLRVPRPGLCTDNGAMVAALGAEMVARNRPVSDLDLSADSSLPVTETHVPGAHSHGHDHVHEISKDNLYS, encoded by the coding sequence ATGGCTGACGAACCGCTCGTACTCGGTATCGAGACCTCCTGCGACGAGACCGGTGTCGGCATCGTGCGCGGGACGACGCTCCTCGCCGACGCCGTCGCGTCCAGCGTCGACACGCACGCCCGCTTCGGCGGTGTCGTCCCGGAGATCGCGTCGCGCGCCCACCTGGAGTCGATGGTCCCCACCATCGAGCGCGCCCTGAAGGACGCCGGGATCAGCGCCCGTGACCTCGACGGCATCGCCGTCACGGCGGGCCCCGGGCTCGCCGGTGCGCTGCTCGTCGGCGTATCGGCCGCCAAGGCGTACGCGTACGCGCTGAACAAGCCGCTCTACGGGGTGAACCACCTGGCCTCGCACATCTGCGTCGACCAGCTGGAACACGGCCCGCTGCCCGAGCCGACGATGGCGCTGCTGGTGAGCGGCGGACACTCCTCGCTGCTGCTCGCCCCGGACATCACGAACGACGTACGGCCGCTCGGCGCGACCATCGACGACGCGGCGGGCGAGGCATTCGACAAGATCGCCAGGGTGCTGGACCTCGGCTTCCCGGGCGGCCCGGTCATCGACCGGCTGGCCAGGGAGGGCGACCCGAAGGCGATCGCCTTCCCGCGCGGACTGAGCGGCTCGCGCGACCCCGCGTACGACTTCTCGTTCTCCGGGCTCAAGACGTCCGTGGCGCGCTGGATCGAGGCGAAGCGCGCGGCAGGCGAGGAGGTCCCCGTACGGGACGTGGCGGCGTCCTTCCAGGAGGCCGTCGTGGACGTCCTCACCCGCAAGGCCGTCCGGGCCTGCAAGGACGAGGGTGTCGACCACCTGATGATCGGCGGCGGCGTCGCGGCCAACTCGCGGCTCCGGGCACTCGCCGAGGAGCGGTGCGAGAAGGCGGGGATCCGGCTGCGGGTCCCCAGGCCGGGGCTGTGCACGGACAACGGCGCCATGGTCGCCGCGCTGGGCGCCGAGATGGTGGCGCGCAACCGCCCGGTCTCGGACCTGGACCTCTCCGCGGACTCCTCGCTGCCGGTCACGGAGACCCATGTGCCGGGGGCCCACAGCCACGGTCACGACCACGTCCACGAGATCAGCAAGGACAACCTCTACTCATGA
- a CDS encoding YciI family protein has protein sequence MPRYLTMVRIDEKNAPAEGPSQGLMERMGALIEEMTKAGVLLDTAGLTPTSEGTRVTWSDGEFTVTDGPFTETKEVIGGYALIQAKDKAEILEWTKRFLAVHEPYWTITSEIREIAEG, from the coding sequence GTGCCGCGCTACCTGACGATGGTCCGGATCGACGAGAAGAACGCCCCGGCCGAGGGCCCCAGCCAGGGGCTGATGGAGCGCATGGGGGCGCTCATCGAGGAGATGACCAAGGCCGGTGTCCTGCTGGACACGGCGGGTCTCACCCCGACTTCCGAGGGCACCAGGGTCACCTGGTCCGACGGCGAGTTCACCGTCACCGACGGACCCTTCACGGAGACCAAGGAAGTCATCGGGGGCTACGCCCTCATCCAGGCCAAGGACAAGGCCGAGATCCTGGAGTGGACCAAGCGCTTCCTCGCGGTCCACGAGCCGTACTGGACGATCACCTCCGAGATCCGGGAGATCGCCGAAGGCTGA
- a CDS encoding RNA polymerase sigma factor, translating into MTATSSAVEAVYRIESARIIAGTARIVRDVGLAEEIAQDALVAALEQWPETGVPDRPGAWLMATAKHRAIDLVRRKETYARKLAEAGRALEDVPPPEPADPDGIDDDMLRLIFTSCHPVLSTEARVALTLRLLGGLSTDEISRAFLATESAVAQRIVRAKRTLGRAGVPFEVPSGPERAARLGSVLDVVYLIFNEGYAATAGDDWLRPGLCEDALRLVRQLAGLMDGEPEVHGLAALLELQASRIRARTGTDGTPLLLAEQNRGRWDQLLIRRGFAALERAHALGGAPGPYALQAAIAACHARAVRWSDTDWPTIAALYGRLAGAAPSPVVELNRAVAVSMAEGPEAGLALTDPLVEDPALSGYHLLPSVRGDLLQRLGRVEEARAAFVRASELTRNARERELLLVRAGRVSR; encoded by the coding sequence GTGACAGCAACGAGCAGCGCCGTCGAGGCCGTGTACCGGATCGAATCGGCCAGGATCATCGCCGGCACGGCGCGCATCGTGCGGGATGTCGGACTCGCCGAGGAGATCGCCCAGGACGCGCTGGTCGCCGCCCTGGAACAGTGGCCGGAAACCGGTGTCCCCGACCGGCCCGGAGCCTGGCTGATGGCCACGGCGAAACACCGGGCGATCGATCTCGTGCGCCGCAAGGAGACCTACGCACGCAAGCTGGCCGAGGCCGGGCGGGCGCTGGAGGACGTGCCGCCGCCCGAACCGGCGGACCCGGACGGCATCGACGACGACATGCTCCGGCTGATCTTCACCTCGTGCCATCCGGTGCTCTCCACCGAGGCACGCGTAGCCCTCACCCTCCGGCTGCTCGGCGGTCTGAGCACCGACGAGATCTCCCGCGCGTTCCTGGCCACGGAATCCGCCGTCGCCCAGCGCATCGTCCGCGCCAAGCGGACCCTCGGCCGCGCCGGCGTGCCCTTCGAGGTGCCGTCGGGGCCGGAGCGTGCCGCACGGCTCGGTTCCGTGCTCGACGTCGTCTACCTGATCTTCAACGAGGGCTACGCGGCCACGGCAGGAGACGACTGGCTGCGTCCCGGGCTCTGCGAGGACGCGCTGCGGCTCGTGAGGCAGCTGGCGGGCCTGATGGACGGCGAACCCGAGGTCCACGGGCTGGCGGCCCTCCTGGAACTGCAGGCGTCCCGCATCCGCGCCAGGACGGGGACGGACGGCACGCCCCTCCTGCTGGCGGAGCAGAATCGTGGCCGCTGGGACCAGCTGCTGATCCGGAGGGGATTCGCGGCCCTCGAACGGGCCCACGCGCTGGGCGGCGCCCCGGGACCGTACGCGCTGCAGGCCGCGATCGCCGCCTGCCATGCCCGCGCCGTGCGCTGGTCCGACACGGACTGGCCGACGATCGCCGCCCTCTACGGCCGGCTCGCCGGAGCCGCGCCGTCGCCGGTGGTGGAGCTGAACAGGGCGGTGGCCGTCTCGATGGCCGAGGGACCTGAGGCCGGTCTCGCCCTGACCGACCCCCTGGTGGAGGACCCGGCCCTCTCGGGGTACCACCTGCTGCCGAGTGTGCGGGGCGACCTCCTGCAACGGCTGGGGCGTGTCGAGGAGGCGCGCGCCGCCTTCGTACGGGCGTCGGAGCTGACCCGCAACGCGCGGGAGCGGGAGCTGCTGCTCGTGCGTGCGGGACGCGTGTCCCGATGA
- a CDS encoding VOC family protein — protein sequence MQKIRPCLWFDDQAQEAAEFYVSVFGGDSRIVDVTHTTDAAPGETGTVLTVDFVLAGQEYLGLNGGPQFTFDEAVSLSVDCEDQEEVDRLWARFTEEGEESVCGWLKDKYGLSWQIVPRELPELLGGPDRARADRVMKAVMGMRKLDVQALRDA from the coding sequence ATGCAGAAGATCAGGCCCTGTCTGTGGTTCGACGACCAGGCCCAGGAAGCCGCGGAGTTCTACGTCTCGGTCTTCGGCGGGGACTCGCGCATCGTCGACGTCACGCACACCACGGATGCCGCACCGGGGGAGACCGGCACGGTCCTGACGGTGGACTTCGTCCTCGCGGGCCAGGAGTACCTCGGTCTCAACGGCGGCCCGCAGTTCACCTTCGACGAGGCCGTCTCCCTGAGCGTGGACTGCGAGGACCAGGAGGAGGTCGACAGGCTGTGGGCGAGGTTCACCGAGGAGGGTGAGGAGAGCGTCTGCGGGTGGCTGAAGGACAAGTACGGCCTGTCCTGGCAGATCGTCCCGCGTGAGCTGCCCGAGCTTCTCGGCGGCCCCGACCGGGCAAGGGCCGACCGGGTGATGAAGGCGGTGATGGGTATGCGGAAGCTGGACGTGCAGGCCCTGCGGGACGCCTGA
- a CDS encoding DUF1876 domain-containing protein, producing the protein MMETTVGWHIELEFEEDTHRTRAAAMVRLSDGTEVRAHGYASRHPSDAQQPRVGEEIAGARALNELAMKLLTKAHDEIDEASGRTSYPLT; encoded by the coding sequence ATGATGGAGACCACGGTCGGATGGCACATCGAGCTGGAATTCGAGGAGGACACCCACAGGACCCGCGCGGCCGCGATGGTGCGGCTGAGTGACGGGACCGAGGTGCGGGCCCACGGGTATGCCAGCCGCCACCCCTCCGACGCGCAGCAGCCGCGGGTGGGCGAGGAGATCGCAGGGGCCCGCGCGCTCAACGAGCTCGCGATGAAACTGCTCACCAAGGCACACGACGAGATCGACGAGGCTTCCGGCCGTACGTCGTACCCGCTGACCTGA
- a CDS encoding THUMP-like domain-containing protein, whose translation MNALPPADQADPADPLAAFAALRTSEGAALLEELRDHDPARELATATRLRRSHPAALVSAALGQARLRQRAVAKFGAADAYRMFFTPDGVEQATRTSVAGYRAGRFAGLGVRSVADLCCGIGGDAIALARAGVSVLAVDRDPLTAQVARANAEALGLQDLVEVRCADVTEIDTSPYDAVFVDPARRGGRGRIFDPEAYSPPLSWATGAALKAPRAALKIAPGVPHEAIEPRAEAEWISDGGDVKEAVLWFGEGFTPGAFRATLLPSRTSLTSDGPLPAPPVGPVGRYLYEPDGAVIRAHLVASIVDRCEGRLVDETIAYVTSDTLYESDATAAYEITDQLPFNMKKLKALLRERQVGVLTVKKRGSAVEPEELRRKMKLQGPNAATVFLTRVAGAPTMLIGQPVKRP comes from the coding sequence GTGAACGCCCTTCCCCCCGCCGATCAGGCCGACCCCGCCGACCCGCTCGCCGCCTTCGCCGCCCTGCGCACCTCCGAGGGCGCGGCGCTCCTGGAGGAGCTGCGCGACCACGACCCCGCCCGGGAACTGGCGACCGCCACCCGGCTGCGCCGCAGCCATCCCGCCGCCCTCGTGTCGGCGGCGCTCGGCCAGGCACGGCTGCGGCAGCGCGCGGTGGCGAAGTTCGGGGCGGCGGACGCGTACCGCATGTTCTTCACCCCCGACGGCGTCGAACAGGCCACCCGCACCTCGGTCGCGGGCTACCGCGCCGGCCGGTTCGCCGGACTCGGCGTGCGGAGCGTCGCGGACCTGTGCTGCGGAATCGGCGGAGACGCGATCGCCCTGGCCCGGGCGGGTGTCTCGGTCCTGGCGGTGGACCGCGATCCGCTCACCGCCCAGGTCGCCCGCGCGAACGCCGAGGCGCTCGGACTCCAGGACCTCGTCGAGGTGCGGTGCGCCGACGTCACGGAGATCGACACGTCCCCGTACGACGCGGTCTTCGTCGACCCCGCGCGGCGCGGCGGGCGCGGCAGGATCTTCGACCCCGAGGCCTATTCACCCCCGCTCTCCTGGGCGACCGGGGCCGCGCTCAAGGCCCCCCGGGCGGCGTTGAAGATCGCTCCCGGCGTACCGCACGAGGCGATCGAGCCGCGGGCCGAGGCCGAATGGATCTCGGACGGCGGTGATGTGAAGGAGGCCGTGCTCTGGTTCGGCGAGGGTTTCACCCCCGGCGCCTTCCGGGCCACGCTGCTCCCGTCCCGTACGTCCCTCACCTCCGACGGCCCGCTTCCCGCCCCGCCGGTCGGCCCCGTCGGCCGGTACCTGTACGAGCCGGACGGCGCCGTCATCCGCGCACACCTGGTGGCGAGCATCGTGGATCGCTGCGAGGGCAGGCTGGTCGACGAGACGATCGCCTACGTCACGAGCGACACGCTGTACGAGTCCGACGCCACGGCCGCGTACGAGATCACCGACCAGTTGCCCTTCAACATGAAGAAGCTGAAGGCCCTGCTGAGGGAGCGACAGGTGGGTGTCCTGACCGTCAAGAAGCGCGGCTCGGCCGTCGAACCGGAGGAGCTGCGCCGCAAGATGAAGCTCCAGGGGCCGAACGCGGCCACCGTCTTCCTGACCCGGGTGGCCGGGGCCCCGACGATGCTGATCGGGCAGCCGGTGAAGCGGCCCTGA
- a CDS encoding polysaccharide deacetylase family protein, with the protein MQLVRQKEKFATNCRRTACSVLAALLIGAAASGCADGTDGGAAGPQKPAAGQAGAAAAKEGPAAAEAAEAERLKRELAARVAAAKKWGLEKVPLVAPAPPAVKPRITTREGFEVDGGETLPPVFTTVPTKERVVFLTMDDGAEKDPELLRMMTELKIPYSAFISDYVVSDDYGYFKDMQARGVTLNNHTINHRYLPGLSKAEQRREICGEQDKIEKYFGKRPTLFRPPYGNYNGDTLRVAGSCGIKAVPLWAAEAFPDHMEWREWDQDLHPGDIILTHFRGEEDWEGSMADMVRHVMKTVTEKGYAVARLEDYV; encoded by the coding sequence ATGCAGCTAGTAAGACAAAAAGAAAAGTTCGCTACGAACTGCCGCAGAACGGCCTGTTCCGTCCTGGCGGCCCTGCTGATCGGCGCCGCCGCCTCCGGGTGTGCCGACGGTACGGACGGAGGAGCCGCGGGCCCGCAGAAGCCGGCGGCCGGACAGGCGGGGGCCGCTGCCGCGAAGGAGGGTCCCGCCGCCGCCGAGGCCGCCGAGGCCGAGCGGCTGAAGCGGGAACTGGCCGCCCGCGTCGCCGCCGCGAAGAAGTGGGGCCTCGAGAAGGTTCCGCTCGTCGCTCCCGCGCCACCCGCCGTGAAGCCGCGCATCACCACTCGTGAGGGCTTCGAGGTCGATGGCGGGGAGACGTTGCCGCCGGTCTTCACGACGGTGCCCACCAAGGAGCGGGTCGTCTTCCTGACGATGGACGACGGGGCGGAGAAGGACCCCGAACTTCTGCGCATGATGACGGAACTGAAGATCCCGTACAGCGCCTTCATCAGCGACTACGTGGTGAGTGACGACTACGGCTACTTCAAGGACATGCAGGCCCGGGGTGTCACCCTCAACAACCACACGATCAACCACCGTTATCTGCCGGGGCTCTCGAAGGCCGAACAGCGGCGGGAGATCTGCGGCGAGCAGGACAAGATCGAGAAGTACTTCGGGAAGCGGCCCACCCTCTTCCGGCCGCCGTACGGCAACTACAACGGCGACACCCTGCGCGTCGCCGGGTCCTGTGGCATCAAGGCCGTGCCCCTGTGGGCCGCCGAGGCCTTCCCCGACCACATGGAGTGGCGCGAGTGGGACCAGGACCTGCATCCCGGCGACATCATCCTCACCCACTTCCGGGGTGAGGAGGACTGGGAGGGATCGATGGCCGACATGGTCCGCCACGTCATGAAGACCGTCACGGAGAAGGGGTACGCGGTGGCCAGGCTGGAGGACTACGTCTGA
- the groES gene encoding co-chaperone GroES has protein sequence MSTTSSKVAIKPLEDRIVVQPLDAEQTTASGLVIPDTAKEKPQEGVVLAVGPGRFENGERLPLDVKTGDVVLYSKYGGTEVKYNGEEYLVLSARDVLAIVEK, from the coding sequence GTGTCGACCACCAGCTCCAAGGTTGCGATCAAGCCGCTCGAGGACCGCATTGTGGTCCAGCCGCTCGACGCCGAGCAGACCACGGCTTCCGGCCTGGTCATTCCGGACACCGCCAAGGAGAAGCCCCAGGAGGGCGTCGTCCTGGCCGTGGGCCCGGGCCGCTTCGAGAACGGCGAGCGCCTTCCGCTCGACGTCAAGACCGGCGATGTCGTTCTGTACAGCAAGTACGGCGGCACCGAGGTGAAGTACAACGGCGAGGAGTACCTCGTCCTCTCGGCGCGCGACGTTCTCGCGATCGTCGAGAAGTAA
- the groL gene encoding chaperonin GroEL (60 kDa chaperone family; promotes refolding of misfolded polypeptides especially under stressful conditions; forms two stacked rings of heptamers to form a barrel-shaped 14mer; ends can be capped by GroES; misfolded proteins enter the barrel where they are refolded when GroES binds): MAKILKFDEDARRALERGVNKLADTVKVTIGPKGRNVVIDKKFGAPTITNDGVTIAREVELDDPYENLGAQLVKEVATKTNDVAGDGTTTATVLAQALVREGLRNVAAGASPAALKKGIDAAVKAVSEELLATARPIDDKADIAAVAALSAQDPQVGELIADAMDKVGKDGVITVEESNTFGLDLEFTEGMAFDKGYLSPYMVTDQERMEAVLDDPYILIHQGKIGSIQELLPLLEKVIQAGASKPLLIIAEDVEGEALSTLVVNKIRGTFNAVAVKAPGFGDRRKAMLGDIATLTGATVIAEEVGLKLDQAGLDVLGTARRVTVSKDDTTIVDGGGDSADVKGRVNQIKAEIESTDSDWDREKLQERLAKLAGGVCVIRVGAATEVELKEKKHRLEDAISATRAAVEEGIVSGGGSALVHAVKVLEGNLGKTGDEATGVAVVRRAAVEPLRWIAENAGLEGYVITSKVSDLDKGQGFNAATGEYGDLVKAGVIDPVKVTRSALENAASIASLLLTTETLVVEKPAEEEADAGHGGHGHSH, translated from the coding sequence ATGGCGAAGATCCTGAAGTTCGACGAGGACGCCCGTCGCGCCCTTGAGCGCGGCGTCAACAAGCTTGCCGACACGGTGAAGGTGACGATCGGCCCGAAGGGCCGCAACGTCGTCATCGACAAGAAGTTCGGCGCCCCCACCATCACCAACGACGGTGTCACCATCGCGCGCGAGGTCGAGCTCGACGACCCGTACGAGAACCTCGGTGCCCAGCTGGTGAAGGAGGTGGCGACCAAGACCAACGACGTAGCGGGTGACGGCACCACCACCGCCACCGTGCTCGCCCAGGCCCTCGTCCGCGAAGGCCTGCGCAACGTTGCCGCGGGCGCGTCCCCGGCCGCCCTGAAGAAGGGCATCGACGCCGCCGTGAAGGCCGTGTCCGAGGAGCTCCTCGCGACCGCCCGCCCGATCGACGACAAGGCCGACATCGCCGCCGTGGCCGCGCTCTCCGCGCAGGACCCGCAGGTCGGCGAGCTCATCGCGGACGCGATGGACAAGGTCGGCAAGGACGGTGTCATCACCGTCGAGGAGTCCAACACCTTCGGTCTGGACCTCGAGTTCACCGAGGGCATGGCCTTCGACAAGGGTTACCTCTCCCCGTACATGGTGACCGACCAGGAGCGTATGGAGGCCGTCCTCGACGACCCGTACATCCTGATCCACCAGGGCAAGATCGGCTCCATCCAGGAGCTGCTCCCGCTCCTGGAGAAGGTCATCCAGGCCGGCGCCTCCAAGCCGCTCCTGATCATCGCCGAGGACGTCGAGGGCGAGGCGCTCTCCACCCTCGTCGTCAACAAGATCCGTGGCACCTTCAACGCCGTCGCGGTGAAGGCCCCGGGCTTCGGCGACCGCCGCAAGGCCATGCTCGGTGACATCGCCACCCTCACGGGTGCGACCGTCATCGCCGAGGAGGTCGGCCTCAAGCTCGACCAGGCCGGTCTGGACGTGCTGGGCACGGCCCGCCGTGTCACCGTCTCCAAGGACGACACGACCATCGTCGACGGCGGCGGCGACTCCGCCGACGTCAAGGGCCGGGTCAACCAGATCAAGGCCGAGATCGAGTCCACGGACTCCGACTGGGACCGCGAGAAGCTCCAGGAGCGCCTCGCGAAGCTGGCCGGCGGCGTGTGCGTGATCCGTGTCGGTGCCGCCACCGAGGTGGAGCTCAAGGAGAAGAAGCACCGTCTGGAGGACGCCATCTCCGCGACCCGCGCCGCGGTCGAGGAGGGCATCGTCTCCGGTGGTGGCTCCGCTCTGGTCCACGCCGTCAAGGTCCTCGAGGGCAACCTCGGCAAGACCGGCGACGAGGCCACGGGTGTCGCGGTCGTGCGCCGTGCCGCCGTCGAGCCGCTCCGCTGGATCGCTGAGAACGCGGGCCTCGAGGGCTACGTCATCACCTCGAAGGTCTCCGACCTCGACAAGGGTCAGGGCTTCAACGCCGCGACCGGCGAGTACGGCGACCTGGTGAAGGCCGGCGTCATCGACCCGGTCAAGGTCACCCGCTCCGCCCTGGAGAACGCCGCGTCCATCGCGTCGCTGCTGCTCACGACCGAGACCCTGGTCGTCGAGAAGCCGGCCGAGGAAGAGGCCGACGCCGGTCACGGCGGCCACGGCCACTCCCACTAG
- a CDS encoding SDR family NAD(P)-dependent oxidoreductase, whose product MTTALITGATAGIGAAFARRLAGDGHNLVLVARDTERLRAQATELHDRHGIEAEVLTADLSTDAGIDAVAARLTDRVSPVDLLVNNAGFGNKGRYLDVPMADELMMLKVHCEAVLRLTSAAAGSMRERGRGGVVNVASVAAFLPRGTYGASKSWVVQFTQGAAKDLAGSGVRLMALCPGFVRTEFHQRAGMGTGNIPDWMWLDADKLVAAALEDLARGRTVSIPDPRYKALMGLVKLTPRSLLGGVTSRAGRTYGPK is encoded by the coding sequence ATGACGACTGCACTGATTACGGGCGCGACGGCTGGGATCGGGGCCGCCTTCGCAAGGCGGCTCGCGGGTGACGGGCACAACCTGGTGCTGGTGGCCCGCGACACCGAGCGGCTGCGGGCCCAGGCCACGGAGCTGCACGACAGGCACGGCATCGAGGCCGAGGTGCTGACGGCCGACCTGTCCACGGACGCCGGGATCGACGCGGTCGCCGCGCGGCTGACGGACCGTGTGAGCCCCGTCGACCTGCTGGTCAACAACGCCGGCTTCGGCAACAAGGGGCGCTACCTGGACGTTCCGATGGCTGATGAACTGATGATGCTGAAGGTCCACTGCGAGGCGGTGCTGCGGCTGACCTCCGCCGCCGCGGGCTCGATGCGGGAGCGCGGTCGCGGTGGGGTGGTCAATGTGGCCTCCGTCGCGGCTTTCCTGCCGCGGGGGACGTACGGGGCGTCGAAGTCGTGGGTCGTGCAGTTCACCCAGGGCGCGGCGAAGGACCTGGCGGGTTCGGGTGTGCGGCTGATGGCGCTGTGCCCGGGATTCGTACGGACCGAGTTCCACCAGCGTGCCGGAATGGGGACGGGCAACATCCCGGACTGGATGTGGCTCGACGCGGACAAGCTGGTGGCGGCGGCCCTGGAGGACCTGGCCAGGGGCAGGACGGTGTCGATCCCGGACCCGCGCTACAAGGCGCTGATGGGCCTGGTGAAGCTGACGCCCCGCAGCCTCCTCGGCGGAGTCACCTCCCGCGCCGGCCGGACGTACGGCCCCAAGTAG